From a region of the Streptacidiphilus albus JL83 genome:
- a CDS encoding sensor histidine kinase → MTQLSASGASRHVPTTPGRLKVYLGAAPGVGKTYRMLDEGRRRLDRGTDVVVGYVECHNRHRTEDRLTGLEVLPRLERDYRGSRFTEMDVDALIARRPEVALVDELAHTNIPGGRNEKRYQDVQELLDAGIDVLTTVNIQHLESLNDVVQKITGVPQRETVADDIVRRADQIELVDMPPEGLRRRMVHGNVYGPEKVDAALSNYFRVGNLIALRELALLWLAGRVDEGLQRYRSEHGIGKVWETRERVVVALTGGPEGETLIRRAARIADRASGGDLLAVHVARSDGLAEADPAALATQRRLVEKIGGSYHSVVGDHVPTALLDFARAENATQLVLGTSRRGRIARSLTGPGIGETTTELSGDIDVHRVTHEASGRGRHLPAPTAPHPTLRRVVATGAALLVPVLLTLVLTGTRSSLNLTSDALLYLLAVVGVACLGGVLPSLLAAVTASLLLNYYFIPPIHRFTVDRPNNVLALVVFALVALTVATVVDRATTGSHRAARATAEAETLSALAHTILGGEQAVPALLARLRETFGMDRVALVRRDGAGGDQLLATVGEEVEDHRHGTATEEVSVGGDALLLLNGRPLPAADRRVLTAFAAHVGAALERERMALAVAGAEPIGAANQARAALLEAVSHDLHDPLSVAVAAVTSLDSHDIVLPEQDRQELFGDARAALDSLTRLTDDLSDLGRLHTGSLTPELRAVSVAECFTGARESLGEARVAVGSSGLDEVPAVLADPGLLQRILANLLENALLRTADGAEIQVSAGPVHDRVEIRVADRGPWSPATDRDGVFDPFPPRSADGGGARRSIRLPLALSLGFAESMGGTLLPEDTPGGGLTMALTLPAAPAG, encoded by the coding sequence GTGACCCAGCTGTCCGCCTCCGGCGCGAGCCGGCACGTCCCGACCACGCCGGGCCGGCTCAAGGTGTACCTGGGCGCCGCCCCCGGCGTCGGCAAGACCTACCGGATGCTCGACGAGGGCCGGCGCCGGCTGGACCGGGGCACCGACGTGGTGGTCGGCTACGTCGAGTGCCACAACCGGCACCGGACCGAGGACCGGCTGACCGGGCTCGAAGTCCTGCCCCGGCTGGAACGCGACTACCGGGGCTCCCGGTTCACCGAGATGGACGTGGACGCGCTGATCGCCCGGCGTCCCGAGGTCGCCCTGGTCGACGAGCTCGCCCACACCAACATCCCCGGTGGCCGCAACGAGAAGCGCTACCAGGACGTGCAGGAACTCCTCGACGCCGGCATCGACGTGCTGACCACCGTCAACATCCAGCACCTGGAGTCGCTCAACGACGTGGTGCAGAAGATCACCGGAGTGCCGCAGCGGGAGACCGTCGCCGACGACATCGTCCGCCGCGCCGACCAGATCGAGCTGGTGGACATGCCGCCCGAGGGCCTGCGCCGCCGGATGGTGCACGGCAATGTCTACGGTCCGGAGAAGGTCGACGCGGCCCTGTCGAACTACTTCCGGGTCGGCAACCTCATCGCCCTGCGCGAGCTGGCCCTGCTCTGGCTGGCCGGACGGGTCGACGAGGGGCTGCAGCGCTACCGCAGCGAGCACGGCATCGGCAAGGTCTGGGAGACCCGCGAACGGGTGGTGGTCGCGCTCACCGGCGGGCCCGAGGGCGAGACCCTGATCCGCCGGGCCGCCCGGATCGCCGACCGCGCCTCCGGCGGCGACCTGCTGGCCGTCCACGTCGCCCGCAGCGACGGGCTGGCCGAGGCCGACCCGGCCGCCCTCGCCACCCAGCGCCGACTGGTGGAGAAGATCGGCGGCAGCTACCACTCCGTGGTCGGCGACCACGTCCCCACCGCACTGCTCGACTTCGCCCGCGCCGAGAACGCCACCCAGCTCGTGCTCGGCACCAGCCGGCGCGGCCGGATCGCCCGCTCGCTGACCGGTCCGGGCATCGGCGAGACCACCACCGAGCTCTCCGGCGACATCGACGTCCACCGGGTCACCCACGAGGCCTCCGGACGCGGACGCCACCTGCCCGCGCCCACCGCTCCGCACCCGACCCTGCGCCGCGTCGTCGCCACCGGGGCCGCCCTGCTGGTCCCGGTCCTGCTCACGCTGGTCCTCACCGGGACCCGTTCCTCGCTCAACCTGACCAGCGACGCGCTGCTGTACCTGCTGGCCGTGGTCGGCGTCGCCTGCCTGGGCGGCGTCCTGCCCTCGCTGCTCGCCGCGGTGACCGCCTCGCTGCTGCTCAACTACTACTTCATCCCGCCGATCCACCGCTTCACCGTCGACCGGCCCAACAACGTGCTGGCCCTGGTCGTCTTCGCGCTGGTGGCGCTGACCGTGGCGACCGTCGTCGACCGGGCCACCACCGGCTCGCACCGCGCCGCCCGCGCCACCGCCGAGGCCGAGACGCTCTCGGCGCTGGCGCACACCATCCTCGGCGGCGAGCAGGCGGTCCCGGCGCTGCTGGCCCGGCTGCGGGAGACCTTCGGCATGGACCGCGTCGCCCTGGTCCGCCGCGACGGCGCCGGCGGCGACCAGCTGCTGGCCACGGTCGGGGAGGAGGTCGAGGACCACCGGCACGGCACCGCGACCGAGGAGGTCTCCGTCGGCGGCGACGCGCTGCTGCTCCTGAACGGCCGTCCACTGCCGGCCGCCGACCGGCGCGTGCTCACCGCCTTCGCGGCGCACGTCGGCGCGGCCCTGGAGCGGGAGCGGATGGCCCTGGCGGTGGCCGGGGCGGAACCGATCGGCGCCGCCAACCAGGCGCGCGCGGCGCTGCTCGAAGCCGTCAGCCACGACCTCCACGACCCGCTCTCGGTGGCCGTCGCCGCGGTCACCTCGCTGGACAGCCACGACATCGTCCTCCCGGAACAGGACCGGCAGGAGCTCTTCGGCGACGCCCGGGCGGCCCTCGACAGCCTCACCCGGCTCACCGACGACCTGTCCGACCTCGGGCGGCTGCACACCGGCAGCCTCACTCCCGAGCTGCGGGCGGTGTCGGTCGCGGAGTGCTTCACCGGGGCCCGGGAGTCCCTGGGCGAGGCCCGGGTCGCCGTCGGCAGCAGCGGACTGGACGAGGTCCCCGCCGTGCTGGCCGATCCGGGCCTGCTGCAGCGGATCCTCGCCAACCTGCTGGAGAACGCCCTGCTCCGCACCGCCGACGGGGCGGAGATCCAGGTCTCCGCCGGGCCGGTGCACGACCGGGTCGAGATCCGGGTCGCCGACCGGGGACCGTGGTCCCCGGCCACCGACCGCGACGGCGTCTTCGACCCCTTCCCGCCCCGGAGCGCCGACGGCGGCGGCGCCCGGCGCAGCATCCGGCTGCCACTGGCCCTGTCGCTGGGCTTCGCCGAGAGCATGGGCGGCACCCTGCTTCCGGAGGACACCCCCGGCGGCGGCCTGACCATGGCCCTCACCCTGCCCGCGGCGCCGGCCGGCTGA
- a CDS encoding IS256 family transposase: MALSQSDLLRLSESLRTADGVELIRVLAQRILQELIEAEATARIGAEPGEHTDARTTWRNGHRERVLTTQAGDLDLAIPKVRTGSFFPVLLERRRRIDQALYAVIMEAYVLGVSTRSVDDLAKALGADSGISKSEVSRICAGLDEQLVAFRTRPLDHTRFPYVYLDATYCKARVNHQIVSRAVVVATGITEDGGREVLGVMIGDSETEAFWAEFLRSLRERGLAGVRLVLSDSHSGLVKAIRKVMLGAAWQRCRVHFLRNVFAVIPKEAAEMVAATIRTVFAQPNQDAVRAQLDTVADMLGKQFPKVRQMLIEAKDDLTAFAAFPERHWKKIQSTNPLERINREIKRRTDVVQVFPNDDALLRLVTAVLFEMHDEWIAFPRRYLPEGSMDKIYPDSHTPDELPPTA, from the coding sequence ATGGCCTTGTCCCAGTCTGACCTGTTGCGGCTCTCGGAGTCACTGCGTACGGCCGACGGAGTTGAGTTGATCAGGGTCCTGGCCCAGCGGATCCTGCAGGAGCTGATCGAGGCGGAGGCCACCGCACGGATCGGTGCCGAGCCCGGCGAGCACACCGATGCCCGCACCACCTGGCGCAACGGCCACCGCGAGCGGGTGCTGACCACGCAGGCCGGCGACCTGGACCTGGCCATCCCCAAGGTCCGCACCGGCAGCTTCTTCCCCGTACTGCTGGAACGGCGCCGGCGGATCGACCAGGCGCTCTACGCGGTCATCATGGAGGCCTACGTCCTGGGTGTGTCCACCCGCTCGGTCGACGACCTGGCCAAAGCCCTCGGCGCGGACAGCGGCATCTCCAAGAGCGAGGTCTCCCGCATCTGCGCCGGCCTGGACGAACAGCTCGTCGCGTTCCGCACCCGGCCGCTGGACCACACCCGCTTCCCCTACGTCTACCTCGACGCCACGTACTGCAAGGCGCGGGTGAACCACCAGATCGTCTCCCGGGCCGTGGTCGTGGCCACCGGCATCACCGAGGACGGCGGCCGCGAGGTCCTGGGCGTGATGATCGGAGACAGCGAGACCGAGGCGTTCTGGGCCGAGTTCCTGCGCTCCCTGCGCGAACGCGGCCTGGCCGGGGTCCGCCTGGTCCTCTCCGACAGCCACTCCGGCCTGGTCAAGGCGATCCGCAAGGTCATGCTCGGCGCGGCCTGGCAGAGATGCCGCGTCCATTTCCTGAGAAATGTCTTCGCCGTGATCCCGAAGGAGGCGGCGGAGATGGTCGCCGCGACCATCCGCACGGTCTTCGCCCAGCCGAACCAGGACGCCGTCCGCGCTCAGCTCGACACCGTCGCCGACATGCTCGGCAAGCAGTTCCCCAAGGTCAGGCAGATGCTCATCGAGGCCAAGGACGACCTGACCGCCTTCGCGGCGTTCCCGGAGCGACATTGGAAGAAGATCCAGTCGACCAACCCCCTGGAGCGGATCAACCGCGAGATCAAGCGCCGGACCGACGTCGTCCAGGTCTTCCCCAACGACGACGCGCTCCTACGACTGGTCACCGCCGTGCTCTTCGAGATGCACGATGAATGGATTGCCTTCCCGCGCCGCTACCTGCCCGAAGGCAGCATGGACAAGATCTACCCCGACTCGCACACCCCCGACGAACTACCGCCCACCGCCTAA
- a CDS encoding alpha/beta hydrolase: MPDQRTVPDQPVIPGQSGGGLSVSGGNRAAARKLRSRGRRRRRTALLIAATVCLGGVVGVGIPMMKHYEIPPFSQKGEPINFGTTVATGPGGGGGTAVKAAADTVLPTGPETPWRIAHTLDDGTHIAVATITGKKSGYTGKVWVWAPKEYGDPKYAHSGFPVLIALPGGPGFNDNYWADPGLKLEQSISSWYRSGKSKPFLLAMPVLNPGPDDHDHYWDGSDIPGQPKMGTWLADDIPDLMKQNFRTLKSRDGWAFMGSSSGGFAGLKTVLQYPDRFKAVLASGPDIVPDSPFWKGHEKEQQQNNPQVLAGQLIARKGPDVYLAFQVGTAEGRTTISAIKNFIASYGNRGPVHTTLNLIPGGRHNAYTYVPAMGTGPLQWISDQLEGPTPSA; this comes from the coding sequence TTGCCCGACCAGCGCACCGTGCCCGACCAGCCCGTGATACCCGGGCAGTCCGGTGGCGGCCTCTCCGTTTCCGGCGGGAACCGGGCTGCGGCCCGCAAGCTGCGCTCCCGTGGGCGGCGCCGGCGCCGAACGGCGCTGCTGATCGCAGCCACGGTCTGCCTGGGCGGTGTCGTCGGTGTGGGCATCCCGATGATGAAGCACTACGAGATCCCGCCGTTCAGCCAGAAGGGCGAGCCGATCAACTTCGGCACGACCGTGGCCACCGGTCCGGGCGGGGGCGGCGGTACGGCGGTGAAGGCCGCTGCCGACACCGTCCTGCCGACCGGCCCGGAGACTCCGTGGCGGATCGCGCACACCCTGGACGACGGCACGCACATTGCCGTGGCCACCATCACCGGCAAGAAGTCCGGCTACACCGGCAAGGTGTGGGTGTGGGCACCCAAGGAGTACGGCGACCCGAAGTACGCGCACAGCGGCTTTCCGGTGCTGATCGCCCTGCCGGGCGGGCCCGGCTTCAACGACAACTACTGGGCCGACCCCGGCCTCAAGCTGGAGCAGAGCATCAGCTCCTGGTACCGGTCGGGCAAGAGCAAGCCGTTCCTGCTGGCCATGCCGGTGCTCAACCCCGGGCCCGACGACCACGACCACTACTGGGACGGCAGCGACATCCCCGGCCAGCCCAAAATGGGCACCTGGTTGGCCGATGACATCCCCGATCTGATGAAGCAGAACTTCCGGACGCTCAAGTCACGCGACGGCTGGGCCTTCATGGGCTCCTCCAGCGGCGGCTTCGCCGGACTCAAGACGGTGCTGCAGTACCCGGACCGCTTCAAGGCGGTGCTCGCCTCCGGCCCGGACATCGTGCCCGACTCGCCCTTCTGGAAGGGCCACGAGAAGGAGCAGCAGCAGAACAACCCGCAGGTGCTGGCCGGCCAGCTGATCGCCCGCAAGGGACCGGACGTCTACCTCGCCTTCCAGGTCGGCACCGCGGAGGGCCGGACGACGATCAGCGCGATCAAGAACTTCATCGCCTCCTACGGCAACCGCGGGCCGGTCCACACCACCCTCAACCTGATCCCCGGTGGCCGTCACAACGCCTACACCTACGTCCCGGCGATGGGCACCGGTCCGCTGCAGTGGATCAGCGACCAGTTGGAAGGGCCGACCCCCTCGGCGTGA
- a CDS encoding subtilase-type protease inhibitor, whose amino-acid sequence MRTRNVLAAAVAATAAGLLALSPTPASAIPINQGPDDLVLSVAGAGPQRQAGVEQAVTLSCTPTAEGTHPDAAAACDSIISVQGDIALLPAAGTLCPMIYLPVTATAVGVWNGRHLSYQQTFANQCVMLRATGEVFNL is encoded by the coding sequence ATGCGCACTCGGAATGTTCTCGCAGCAGCGGTCGCGGCCACCGCGGCCGGCCTCCTCGCCCTGAGCCCGACGCCGGCCTCCGCGATCCCCATCAACCAGGGACCCGACGACCTGGTCCTCAGCGTGGCCGGCGCCGGCCCGCAGCGCCAGGCCGGTGTCGAGCAGGCGGTCACGCTCAGCTGCACCCCGACCGCCGAGGGCACCCACCCCGACGCGGCGGCCGCCTGCGACAGCATCATCAGCGTCCAGGGCGACATCGCCCTGCTCCCGGCCGCCGGCACGCTGTGCCCGATGATCTACCTCCCGGTCACGGCCACCGCGGTCGGCGTCTGGAACGGCAGGCACCTGTCCTACCAGCAGACCTTCGCCAACCAGTGCGTCATGCTGCGGGCCACCGGTGAAGTCTTCAACCTCTGA
- a CDS encoding TetR/AcrR family transcriptional regulator translates to MTASAATPSPQLHAPVTRRRGVELTQAIYRATLEELAATSFEELSFERIAPRAGTGKSVLYRRWSTTAELVLAALKDEDAGLGRLTAPDTGTLRGDLLFLLTKFARLLEEPRGRALRPLLTQRPRHPELFAQVMDQVILPHRSVLLDCMLTAVGRGQAAPERATARTAAIGPRLIVAESIDRGPVPDEEVRAVVDEVLLPLLAP, encoded by the coding sequence GTGACTGCCTCTGCTGCGACGCCATCCCCGCAGCTCCACGCCCCCGTTACCCGCCGCCGGGGGGTGGAGCTGACCCAGGCGATCTACCGGGCGACGCTGGAGGAACTGGCCGCGACCAGCTTCGAGGAACTGAGCTTCGAGAGGATCGCTCCCAGGGCCGGCACCGGCAAGTCGGTGCTGTACCGGCGCTGGAGCACCACCGCCGAGCTCGTCCTGGCCGCGCTCAAGGACGAGGACGCCGGGCTGGGCCGACTCACCGCGCCGGACACCGGGACCCTGCGGGGTGACCTGCTGTTCCTGCTCACCAAGTTCGCCCGGCTGCTGGAGGAACCGCGCGGACGCGCCCTGCGGCCCCTGCTGACCCAGCGCCCCCGCCATCCCGAGCTCTTCGCCCAGGTCATGGACCAGGTCATCCTGCCGCACCGCAGCGTCCTGCTCGACTGCATGCTCACTGCGGTCGGGCGTGGCCAGGCCGCCCCCGAGCGCGCCACCGCCCGCACCGCGGCCATCGGCCCGCGACTGATCGTGGCGGAGTCCATCGACCGCGGCCCCGTCCCCGACGAGGAGGTCAGGGCCGTGGTCGACGAGGTGCTGCTCCCGCTGCTGGCGCCGTAG
- a CDS encoding nuclear transport factor 2 family protein: MDARLEDRAAIADLMTGWMHRDLGEWDRLRGLFHPGATIAITWFDGLASDFVDGSARMGASGLRSKHLITHPQITFNGDRALVQTNAMIIAENPVLELGATAHNRFLDQVEKRDGGWRISRRDSSYDMSYFNFLTEGRQADEQEVRRFPREYAALAYLLEKSGFPVVREFPTRDSALEAEIKAAGAAWLSKA; this comes from the coding sequence ATGGACGCACGCCTTGAGGACCGCGCCGCGATCGCCGATCTGATGACCGGTTGGATGCACCGCGACCTGGGCGAGTGGGACCGGCTGCGCGGCCTGTTCCACCCCGGCGCGACCATCGCCATCACCTGGTTCGACGGCCTGGCCAGCGACTTCGTCGACGGATCGGCCCGGATGGGCGCCTCCGGCCTACGGAGCAAGCACCTCATCACCCACCCGCAGATCACCTTCAACGGGGACCGCGCCCTGGTGCAGACCAACGCGATGATCATCGCCGAGAACCCGGTCCTGGAGCTCGGCGCAACCGCCCACAACCGCTTCCTGGACCAGGTCGAGAAGCGTGACGGCGGCTGGCGCATCAGCCGCCGCGACAGCAGCTACGACATGAGCTACTTCAACTTCCTGACCGAGGGCCGGCAAGCCGACGAGCAGGAGGTCCGCCGCTTCCCGCGCGAGTACGCCGCCCTGGCCTACCTGCTGGAGAAGTCCGGCTTCCCCGTCGTGCGCGAGTTCCCCACCCGCGACAGCGCCCTGGAAGCCGAGATCAAGGCCGCCGGCGCCGCCTGGCTCAGCAAGGCCTGA
- a CDS encoding TauD/TfdA family dioxygenase — MSTTSTAPQWIATPGKPVTAHVPEMCLGQARAWLVDHRDEIRRGLDEHGALYLRGLPVRSVEDFAAVRDTVVTEAASYKEKATPRSHFGSDVFSSTDLPPQQSIRPHNENSYALEFPGLLVFGCLIAPDEGGATPVTDVRKVLRNIPAPLADRFREHGWGLVRNYGEHLGLSWQTAFGTEDRAAVAEYCRRNLTAHEWCADGHLRTVQRRTATIRHPRTGAEVWFNHMVFWNEWSLDPDVREVLAEDFGAENLPFGTSCGDGTPVTREDIATIDAAYRDATVRESWRPGDVMIVDNILTAHGREPYRGSRKIVVAMGDPVSLDDCAPSAAALAGFAAGVKRRRTSRWRRGS, encoded by the coding sequence ATGAGCACGACATCGACGGCACCGCAGTGGATCGCCACCCCCGGAAAGCCCGTCACCGCGCATGTCCCTGAGATGTGCCTGGGGCAGGCCCGCGCATGGCTCGTGGACCATCGTGACGAGATCCGCCGGGGCCTGGACGAGCACGGAGCGCTGTATCTGCGCGGACTGCCGGTCCGCAGCGTCGAGGACTTCGCCGCCGTCCGCGACACGGTCGTGACCGAGGCCGCGTCCTACAAGGAGAAGGCGACGCCCCGCAGCCACTTCGGCTCCGATGTCTTCTCCTCGACCGATCTCCCGCCACAGCAGTCCATCCGGCCGCACAACGAGAACAGCTACGCCCTGGAGTTCCCGGGTCTCCTGGTGTTCGGGTGCCTGATTGCGCCGGACGAGGGCGGGGCCACGCCGGTCACCGATGTCCGCAAGGTCCTGAGGAACATCCCCGCCCCGCTGGCCGACCGCTTCCGCGAGCACGGCTGGGGGCTGGTGCGCAACTACGGCGAGCATCTCGGCCTGTCGTGGCAGACGGCGTTCGGCACCGAGGACCGGGCGGCCGTCGCGGAGTACTGCCGCAGGAACCTGACCGCGCACGAGTGGTGCGCCGACGGACACCTCCGGACCGTCCAGCGCCGGACCGCGACGATCCGGCACCCGCGCACGGGAGCGGAGGTCTGGTTCAACCACATGGTCTTCTGGAACGAATGGTCCCTCGACCCCGACGTCCGCGAAGTCCTGGCCGAGGACTTCGGCGCGGAGAACCTGCCGTTCGGCACCTCGTGCGGCGACGGTACTCCCGTCACGCGCGAGGACATCGCGACGATCGACGCGGCGTACCGCGACGCGACGGTCCGGGAGAGCTGGCGGCCGGGCGACGTGATGATCGTCGACAACATCCTGACGGCCCACGGCCGCGAGCCGTACCGGGGCTCCCGGAAGATCGTCGTGGCCATGGGCGATCCGGTTTCGCTCGACGACTGTGCCCCGAGCGCCGCCGCGCTCGCCGGCTTCGCAGCAGGCGTCAAGCGCCGACGCACGTCGAGGTGGCGCCGGGGTTCCTGA